AAACAAAGAATTTTGCGTGCATCAGCGCAATATCCTAGCATCACGTAAAAGCAACGCAACAGCTGTGGTGATGCGCTCTCATCGTCAGTGCGACGGGCACATCAACCATCCTATGTGCATTTTAAAATCAAGATGTCACATCACTGCCATGTAGACATGTAGTCATGAGCTCTCACTCACTTTTTTTCACCTGTGTAATGGTTTCACAAGTTTCACTATCCCCGCCACCCATTAAAATgatatttatattaaatatattaaaaaataaaaagaaagggTGGATTTAATCGTTTTATTGGTTGAGAGCCTTGGGGCCCACCAAACCCTTCTCCTTCACCAGCGTGAACTGCCTCACGCCTCCTCCTCTTTCACCTAATGCCCCAAGGGGCGGTGTTTACGCCGGATCTCCACCACCGTGGCAAGGGCATGATCCGATAACACATAGCCTAAACCGATAAACTGTTTGAATatgcaatcccaaacacccagtTTAATAGGAAAATAAGAAAAGATCAATGATAGGTATGTACTACCATTGCAACAGAAGGAAAGAAAGTTAATATGCACTATTATTACAGTGTAAAGTTTTTAGCTTTTACAGTTTAAAAGGATGAATACATGCATACCTTGAATTGTTTTTATAatctaaaaaaacagaaaaaataattttgttatttaatgcaTGCCCGTATTCATTTTGGTACTGGTAAAACATACCCTGTATTCGATTTCGGATTCCTTGACAAACATTGATTTTTTTTGTAGTTCTTTGTGAATATAGCATTTCATACGTCGATTTGGTTCCTGCAATTCTTTTTTCGTATGATTCCTGTCATTAAGTATTTTTGTCCTTATCTTTTATATgtcaatgaaatgatggtttcgTTATATGATTAATTATATATCCTTCTAGAAGTCCAAGACTTCATATACATGTGTGTGTGAAACCGAACAATGTGAGTGAGAATTTATGCGTATTCCCTCGTTTTAATTGTATGCATATCTGATGCTTCTTTCAGATTCAAGCAACAATTACCGAAACCGAACAACCAAAATGGTGGGAGAAAAACGCCGGACCAAATATGATTGACATACATTCGACACATGAATTTTTACATGCCTTAAGTGAGGCTGGAGATAAATTAGTGATCGTTGAATTTTACGGGACATGGTGTGCTTCTTGTCGTGCTTTATTCCCAAAGGTAGTTTGTTATTCAGTTAACGTTATTTTAATCTCAATATTAGTTTTTTGATAATCTCACATTTAAATTATTCAACTTGGCAAGCTGCACAAGATAGAAAATAGACTTTACAGTTTACACTTTTTCTCCGATTTTAGCAACCACTTTTCTTTTTTCTGATGTGGCGGCTGGCATGGCATCAACTAGTGTCACGTCATCAGCACCTAACAGGTAAAATCAGTTAAAATGTGGTTGATTGCTAATACCGGGGAAAAATGTAAACTTGTAAAGTCAGTTTCATTTGCATGCAGTTTGCCGATTCAACTATTCAGTTTTACAGTTTGACTTTTCAGGTCAGCATGACTAACTTGTGGCGTCAAATTTGATATgattttttaagtttttgagaaaTACTTGGTATATACAATAAACTTTATAGCATGTGCTACAATTTGATGGTGAATTTGAAGTGCTATTGATCCCAAAAGTCAAAAAATACAAATCCTTTTGAGTATACAACAATATATGGTTTTACGTAAACTAATGAAGTTGAATTAAATATAATTCTCGGTTGCCTGATGTTGTTGAAGgatattttataaatttataattttaagaATATCGACCccggggtctcactggaagcagtctctctattcctgcGGGGTAGAGGTAatgctgtctacatcttaccctccttagaccctaccttaggtttgctattggtgggatttaccgagtatgatgatgatttatGATAATTTTAAGAATATCCTTCTCAAAGCTCAAAATAATTCTATGCCTTAGATTATAAGAATCAAAATCAATTTATAGTCAATTATTTCCCTGCGGCCTGCATCAGCTAAGAAAGACTCTAAAATTTAAATTaatgagtaaactgtcattttcgtccctgaggtttggccagttttgcgacttttgtccaaaggtttgtttttccgcatctggatccaaaaggtttgaaatcttaccattttcatccggtccattaactccatccatttttctctgtttagtcatgggtatttctgtctttttttgAAACTTAAAGACCTAACTGCCCTtaaagttaacaaaaaaagacagaaatacctctgacttaacggagaaaaatggatggagttaaacGAAACGAACCAAATGAAattgacaagatttcaaaccttttggatccagatgtggaaaaacaaacctttgggcgaaagtcgcaaaactggccaaacctcatggacgaaaattgcattttactctaaataagtttataatatCATATTTTCCCTTTCAAAACATTAGAAGTTTCATATTTACCCATCACATAGTGAAAAAAATGAAATTAGTTTCATATGACAGTCTATTTTACTGAATTATTAATGCAGAGAACATTCTGTGCTGAGATGACTCATTAATTACAATGTCTTTCTGTTTGTTTGTTTAGAAACTGATTGTATTTTATTTACAATGATATCCATATATATGATTTTATAGTTTAAAGGGAGTAATATTCACAGATGTTAAATATGATCAAGCAATCATGGTTCATTTTGTTGATGTTGACTTTTTTTGGTCAACATTTTCAGCTTTGCCGAACGGCTCAAGAACACCCTGAAATCTTATTCCTGAAAGTCAACTTTGATGAAAACAAGCCGATGTGCAAGAACTTGAATGTGAAAGTCCTTCCTTATTTCCATTTTTACCGTGGAGCTGATGGTCAACTCGAATCTTTTTCTTGTTCACTTGCTAAAGTAAGCAAATCTTGACCCATTAATCTTTTTATCGGAGTTTTTAAAAGGATTCACTTTGGAACATATAAGACAGTGTCGTGTAACAAATTAGAACCGCATGATATGCATGGTTGGTTTATCGGGTAGTTGTGGCAAATTGGACAGGTCGGGTAACGGGTTAAAACGTATGGTCATTGAGTACAAGTTAAAGCGGGTCGGGTCAGGTTGACCCACAAATGCTTAGTTGTCTTTTGTTTTGAGTTTTAGAAATATGTCATATTTGATACAAAAACTATCTTGCaagagttaattacgtttttcgtCCCTGTGGGGTTTGTTGAAAATAACCGTTACAGTCCATTAGTTTAGAAATTGCCAAAACAGTACCGGTATTTTCACTTTTGTAACAATTACAGTCCACCTCCATTAAACCCATCCAATTCATCGTTAAGTTTTTGGTGAAAAGACTAAAATATCCCTATAATATTGCTTTTTAGTTTTTTAAcctaggggtattttagtctttttcacCAAAAGCTTTATGAT
The sequence above is drawn from the Helianthus annuus cultivar XRQ/B chromosome 12, HanXRQr2.0-SUNRISE, whole genome shotgun sequence genome and encodes:
- the LOC110893739 gene encoding thioredoxin-like 2, chloroplastic, with translation MAAIVRLSSLSTSFNCVQQTQFVCKNNSKKLLSVASGSCSSSHFIVSSLFGVNHKKQSLQFKIQATITETEQPKWWEKNAGPNMIDIHSTHEFLHALSEAGDKLVIVEFYGTWCASCRALFPKLCRTAQEHPEILFLKVNFDENKPMCKNLNVKVLPYFHFYRGADGQLESFSCSLAKFQKIKDAIQKHNTDRCSIGPNIGVGDVNLETVSAPKNKAAESP